A single window of Watersipora subatra chromosome 9, tzWatSuba1.1, whole genome shotgun sequence DNA harbors:
- the LOC137404598 gene encoding uncharacterized protein isoform X1: MLLKISMEAKELLVLLAYLFGSLIPGANSVTIGYHPYFDIDPNYQGGWKREHNCWLPSDVHIDIYDCSRDTNATNYSFGCCLQKNGSYVTCALEEQVCPDNTTFISGNHTIDAPSMPYACPNCSNTVQSTSTFSWMLQTIKPHGKRRSLNSVLTIIIILVSIVIVGGAIICCCRYATCSCARPKDDLTSVSTPNRFYAPLPLIVHKTEASADESVCLDVECLQASLPPYSPRASQPAFPFAPPAYEEVGSGALSFPWHDQQTLQHI, translated from the exons ATGCTGCTGAAAATATCAATGGAGGCGAAAGAACTGCTTGTTCTTCTGGCTTATCTGTTCGGCAGCCTTATTCCAGGAGCAAATTCTGTGACCATAGGCTACCATCCCTACTTTGACATAGACCCTAACT ACCAGGGTGGCTGGAAAAGAGAACACAACTGCTGGTTACCATCAGATgttcatatagacatatatgaCTGCTCCAGGGACACAAATGCTACAAACTACAGTTTTGGCTGCTGTCTTCAAAAAAATGGTTCCTATGTGACATGTGCTCTTGAGGAACAAGTGTGCCCTGATAACACCACTTTTATTTCTGGCAATCACACAATTGATGCTCCAAGCATGCCCTATGCTTGTCCTAATTGTTCCAACACAGTACAATCCACATCAACATTTTCTTGGATGCTGCAAACAATTAAGCCACATGGTAAAAG GCGCAGCCTTAATTCAGTGCTGACCATTATTATTATCCTGGTCAGCATAGTCATTGTGGGCGGAGCTATAATCTGCTGCTGCAGGTATGCTACTTGCTCTTGCGCAAGACCTAAAGATGATCTCACCTCTGTTTCCACTCCAAACAGATTTTATGCTCCTTTGCCACTCATTGTTCACAAAA CAGAAGCATCAGCAGATGAATCAGTCTGTTTAGATGTTGAATGTTTGCAAGCCTCTCTTCCACCTTATTCACCCAGAGCTAGTCAGCCAGCCTTCCCCTTTGCGCCGCCAGCGTATGAGGAGGTTGGTAGCGGTGCTCTGTCCTTTCCCTGGCATGACCAGCAAACGCTACAACATATCTAG
- the LOC137404598 gene encoding uncharacterized protein isoform X2 has product MLLKISMEAKELLVLLAYLFGSLIPGANSVTIGYHPYFDIDPNYQGGWKREHNCWLPSDVHIDIYDCSRDTNATNYSFGCCLQKNGSYVTCALEEQVCPDNTTFISGNHTIDAPSMPYACPNCSNTVQSTSTFSWMLQTIKPHGKRRSLNSVLTIIIILVSIVIVGGAIICCCRYATCSCARPKDDLTSVSTPNRFYAPLPLIVHKKASADESVCLDVECLQASLPPYSPRASQPAFPFAPPAYEEVGSGALSFPWHDQQTLQHI; this is encoded by the exons ATGCTGCTGAAAATATCAATGGAGGCGAAAGAACTGCTTGTTCTTCTGGCTTATCTGTTCGGCAGCCTTATTCCAGGAGCAAATTCTGTGACCATAGGCTACCATCCCTACTTTGACATAGACCCTAACT ACCAGGGTGGCTGGAAAAGAGAACACAACTGCTGGTTACCATCAGATgttcatatagacatatatgaCTGCTCCAGGGACACAAATGCTACAAACTACAGTTTTGGCTGCTGTCTTCAAAAAAATGGTTCCTATGTGACATGTGCTCTTGAGGAACAAGTGTGCCCTGATAACACCACTTTTATTTCTGGCAATCACACAATTGATGCTCCAAGCATGCCCTATGCTTGTCCTAATTGTTCCAACACAGTACAATCCACATCAACATTTTCTTGGATGCTGCAAACAATTAAGCCACATGGTAAAAG GCGCAGCCTTAATTCAGTGCTGACCATTATTATTATCCTGGTCAGCATAGTCATTGTGGGCGGAGCTATAATCTGCTGCTGCAGGTATGCTACTTGCTCTTGCGCAAGACCTAAAGATGATCTCACCTCTGTTTCCACTCCAAACAGATTTTATGCTCCTTTGCCACTCATTGTTCACAAAA AAGCATCAGCAGATGAATCAGTCTGTTTAGATGTTGAATGTTTGCAAGCCTCTCTTCCACCTTATTCACCCAGAGCTAGTCAGCCAGCCTTCCCCTTTGCGCCGCCAGCGTATGAGGAGGTTGGTAGCGGTGCTCTGTCCTTTCCCTGGCATGACCAGCAAACGCTACAACATATCTAG